CAACCTTGCCCCCCTGTGGTAGTCTAGAGTCATTTAGTCCCATTTATTTCACGTCAGTGGGCAACACTTTTTTCACACAGCCACGACAAGATCCCGCTAATATGAGAATCACTGGTGAGCCGGTCACCTTTGGTCTCGAAATGTTCAAGGAATTTAAAATGAGTGTGTTTTCACGGTGTTAAATAAGGAGTGCAGGCTacctttaaaataaaaatataacattgttTTTACTTCTTAAAAAATAACAGGTGAAATGCTTCTTTGGCAAAAAAATTAAGTTTGGTTTAAACTTAAAAGAGTCAAGGGAAGTCAGTCAGAGAGTTCAGTCCCAGTTAAGATTGAAATTTTGCGGACAAGATAACTTAAgtcttccttttcttttgttttactcacCTGGATAACCCCTGAATGCTCTCTTGTTAACCCATGATCCAATGTCTTGTGTAAGACAGTTttcaagtttaaaaaaaaaaaaaaaaaaaaaaaatgcatttatcCCCTATGTCCCTCTAATCAAGTTCATGAGCAGCTTCAAAGACTGGTTTCCATAGCAGCTACACGTTCCCTCACCATGCAGACATTCCATTAGTCAGCAgtggtgggaggggaggggagggctcATGTCTGTGACAAAGCCTGGGAGAGAACTCCTCTTTCCCTTCCTTTGTGACTTGTGAATGCAGAGGAGTGATGTGAGGATGAAATGAAGGAGTTGCTGAGATAACAGGAAGGTGGGAGTATATCCTCAGACTGTTTGtgagatgatgatggtgatgattatgacagccagcacagcacagaccaCGACCAAAATGATCTTCTTCTACAAAGAGGAGTAGGAAACAGAGAGTCAGTGCGTATGGAACATACCCTTGTTCTAGTGCTGATCTATCAAAACCACAGAGGCACCTCTATCCTTCACCCATAGGAACTCAGAAGTAAAAGGATGGGAAAAGTAAACATGTTTGCTCCACCTAGACTGCTGGATGAACTTATAAAAACAGGTTTTGCCAGTATGCTAGCTAGTTGATCCTTGTGTTATTCCACAGACAGCTGTTCAATACAACTGGAGTTCAGTTATTCACTGGTTCATCAACACTCTGAGCAGAGCAAATATGAGGATTGTGAAAATTTCTTATAAACCTGTATAGTATATTCCCAAAGCAaattaacaaaaacagacaacCCCAAAGTACAACGAAAGGACACATTAAAAATTACACAAATTACAAATAAAAAACCCAAAAAATTACATTCCTGTCTAGGACTACATGATGGCCCAACCAGCTTGAACCTGCGCAAATAAAACATGTAAGCCAACACACCACTGAACATGCAACCCCACTCCAAAGACAAGCTCAAATCCTTTACCCACACAGAGGCACACCCGTGGCCTAGACAAAACACAGCTGTAAACACCCTGCACCGCTGATAAAATGGCAGGCGTGACGAAGACTTACTCAACATTCTGCTGTACTTAGGCTTGCTTGAGGCCCACAGACAGGCCAATTATCAGAGCCACGATGGCCAGAatcaccaccacaacacacactataATTATTGTTTTCTGGAAGACAAACACACCAACGCAGCTGTGGTTATTTCCAGCAATTGTGTAAAACAAATAGCACTCCTGCCTTTGAGGTCAGACTGTGGGACAACCCTATATTATCAGATGAGATATTCATCTGTCAGTTAAACATTCTCACCGAGTAGAGATAACCTTGTAAGTGGActgatgcacaaacacacctatgGCAAACACGTGAAAATGAAAGGCAGACAGATGCAATGAGTTGTCTGTATGTAAGGGTGAACTGTGGATGTCTGTGAAACGTGTGTAAAGGTAGTAACCAGGTCTCACCACAAGGAGGCAACATCCATCTGTTAACAAGGATCAGGCGattaggagaggagaagaaagctGAGGAGAGGTTCGGCAAAACAAGAGAAGGCAGGAAGAGCAGGAGAAAAGGGAGCAACGAGGGTTTTAATGCTGGGTCTTTGGGAATGGAACCGTTCTCCACTGAGCAACTCACACGCCGCGCCTCCTGCTGGTACTTGGCAGCCTTTTTGGTGTCTGCCACAGCCCTGTCCACAAAGCCCACCGACTGGTCCACATTGCTCTCAATCCGGTCAATGATGCCACCCTGACCACGGCCGGGTGGACCAGCAGTATGAGAGTCACGGGCAagtaaagacagaaagacagagaggaccAAAGAAAGAGCAatatggagagacagagagtagaGAAGCGCAAGTGGACACAGAGGaaccagaagaagaaaaagaagaaggcaCACATTTATCATTAAAGAGCTGAAACGGAGCAGCACAGTTTGGGGAAGCATGCAACTATCTGTATACCTGCATGTGTACTTCTGTGAATGTGTATGAGGCTTCTTGTGGGTGCATTTATTGAAGGCAGAAACACTGCTTCGgtttaaaaaaagagaagtgACTAACAGGATATTACACCTAAATCCTCAAAGCTGTGAACAAGAAGAGCTGGTAACATGAAAGACAGATagtgcaagagagaaagagaggtcagTAGGAAACATAGCATGTCTTAATCTACAACATACAGATAAATACAGAGATGTTTACATACCTTTCTAGCTTTGCTCTGATACCTAACTGCTTTTTTGGTCTCAGATTTTGCCACTTCTATGTGATCCACTGATTTGGATACATTCACCTCAATGTTGTCTATAACATCTCCCTGAAAATACACAGATTCAATGTCATTATTTACAATTCTCACAGCAAAATAAACATGCACTACGCCACAAAAAACagtacatacaaatacacatacacttatacACAGACGCAATCACAAAAtgtcaataaaaaataaaatgcacaGAAAGATTGTCAGTTTGTTTTGCCTTACCTTATTGTGTACTTTCCCTCAGATTGCATGAAATCAATCGTAAAGCTAATTAAATCCCTCAATAAAAATATCCAAATGATGTCAACAAATATTGACTAGTATATAATGCCTTTGACAGACACAATGTTTACAATGAGGGTTTGAATGGACTGATATGGAAGAAATCCAGAGACAGAAAACATATGTCCAATCATCTGACCACTCACTTTCAAGGGTTTGGATGAAGATGTGACCACCACAGCAATAAAAGCTCAGGAGCCCACAGCCAATGCAACAGACAAGATGAATAGCACGTcttgaaaagaaaagagggcTGAGGAATAAGGGGGGAAACAGAGAAAGacgaaaaagaaacaaagaggaATACAGAACGAGTGCAGGACAGGACAGTCAAAAGAGGGAAGTGAGTGAAGAGAAATGAAAGGAATGCAGAGGAatatggggagaggagagaggggaaaaaagagaatgcAGACAGATTGATTGATGAAAGATAAATGAATTAATATGGAGATGACTGAAGAAGGAGGAGCAAAGAGAAGGTGAGTGTACCTGGCTCTCTACTAGCATGGCGATGTCTACAAACATGTC
The Alosa alosa isolate M-15738 ecotype Scorff River chromosome 21, AALO_Geno_1.1, whole genome shotgun sequence genome window above contains:
- the stx3b gene encoding syntaxin 3b isoform X2, yielding MKDRLEQLKATCDTDDADDVEIAVDNAAFMDEFFSQIEDIRGSIDKIDENVVEVKKLYSVILSAPTSEQKTQDDLEAITNDIKKMANNARNKLKTIERNLETDQEERVSADMRIRKSQHAVLSRKFVEVMTKYNEAQVDFRERSKGRIQRQLEITGKATTDDELEEMLESGNAAVFTAGIVDSNMSKQALSEIEARHKDIVRLESSIKELHDMFVDIAMLVESQGDVIDNIEVNVSKSVDHIEVAKSETKKAVRYQSKARKGGIIDRIESNVDQSVGFVDRAVADTKKAAKYQQEARRVSCSVENGSIPKDPALKPSLLPFLLLFLPSLVLPNLSSAFFSSPNRLILVNRWMLPPCEEDHFGRGLCCAGCHNHHHHHLTNSLRIYSHLPVISATPSFHPHITPLHSQVTKEGKEEFSPRLCHRHEPSPPLPPLLTNGMSAW
- the stx3b gene encoding syntaxin 3b isoform X1, whose translation is MILSADRVDDCWRLGDGSGWDLTCDTDDADDVEIAVDNAAFMDEFFSQIEDIRGSIDKIDENVVEVKKLYSVILSAPTSEQKTQDDLEAITNDIKKMANNARNKLKTIERNLETDQEERVSADMRIRKSQHAVLSRKFVEVMTKYNEAQVDFRERSKGRIQRQLEITGKATTDDELEEMLESGNAAVFTAGIVDSNMSKQALSEIEARHKDIVRLESSIKELHDMFVDIAMLVESQGDVIDNIEVNVSKSVDHIEVAKSETKKAVRYQSKARKGGIIDRIESNVDQSVGFVDRAVADTKKAAKYQQEARRVSCSVENGSIPKDPALKPSLLPFLLLFLPSLVLPNLSSAFFSSPNRLILVNRWMLPPCEEDHFGRGLCCAGCHNHHHHHLTNSLRIYSHLPVISATPSFHPHITPLHSQVTKEGKEEFSPRLCHRHEPSPPLPPLLTNGMSAW